Proteins encoded by one window of Desulfovibrio inopinatus DSM 10711:
- a CDS encoding mechanosensitive ion channel family protein, with protein MFDTLLEQITTFLASQFHLPSLPGTTGFIITVLVSLICGLLVHMLLVIVIRRLTQKKHPRVEKALSNNMKGPTRLLVMLFFYSLFRTLFLSTEPNHSIENGLRLSWLFCVSWIAFNLLNVFEDVLLSRINLLADDNLHARRIFTQFKIFQRVTQFVIVLLAIASALMTFDQLEAIGTSLLASAGVAGVVIGFAAQKSLAAILAGIQVAFTRPFQIDDVLIIEGEWGKVEEITLTYVVFRIWDQRRLIIPINRFLEKTFENWTRTSSEMLGAVIWHVAFHTNIDDMRLELERICRDEGRAYWDGRTAVIHVVESGIDSMEVRALVSAGNSSKLWELRCLVRERMVLYLLRNHPDCLPSHRLSLQDKNSASA; from the coding sequence ATGTTTGATACATTACTGGAACAGATAACGACATTTCTTGCCAGTCAGTTTCACCTTCCTTCACTCCCCGGTACAACAGGCTTCATTATTACTGTACTGGTATCGCTCATCTGCGGTCTTCTGGTGCATATGCTTCTTGTCATCGTCATTCGGCGACTTACACAAAAGAAGCACCCGAGAGTAGAGAAAGCATTGTCAAACAACATGAAGGGGCCAACCCGGTTGTTGGTCATGCTGTTTTTCTACTCACTCTTTCGTACGCTTTTTCTTTCAACAGAACCCAATCATTCTATAGAGAACGGCCTGCGCCTCTCCTGGTTGTTCTGCGTATCCTGGATTGCTTTTAATCTTTTAAATGTTTTTGAAGATGTATTACTCTCACGGATAAACCTTCTTGCAGACGATAATCTTCACGCACGTCGAATTTTTACCCAATTCAAAATATTTCAGCGCGTCACGCAATTTGTGATCGTCCTATTGGCTATTGCATCGGCCTTAATGACATTTGACCAACTTGAAGCTATCGGCACAAGCCTTCTTGCGTCAGCCGGTGTTGCTGGTGTCGTTATCGGTTTTGCCGCTCAAAAGAGCCTCGCGGCCATTCTTGCCGGAATCCAAGTGGCGTTCACGCGTCCTTTTCAGATAGACGATGTCCTCATCATTGAAGGAGAATGGGGAAAGGTCGAAGAGATAACTCTGACCTATGTCGTTTTTCGCATTTGGGACCAACGTCGCCTCATCATTCCAATCAATCGATTTCTTGAAAAAACGTTCGAGAACTGGACACGCACGTCGTCTGAAATGCTTGGTGCCGTCATTTGGCACGTTGCGTTTCATACAAATATTGATGACATGCGACTTGAGCTGGAGCGTATTTGCCGTGATGAAGGCAGAGCCTATTGGGATGGACGGACAGCTGTTATCCATGTTGTTGAATCAGGAATCGACAGCATGGAAGTTCGCGCCCTGGTCAGTGCGGGAAACTCATCAAAACTCTGGGAATTGCGCTGTCTGGTTCGTGAACGCATGGTACTCTACCTTTTACGGAATCATCCCGACTGTCTTCCCTCTCATCGCCTCAGTCTCCAAGACAAGAATTCAGCCTCCGCATAA
- a CDS encoding ABC1 kinase family protein translates to MKHPYSPGRVLCALHFTLTVFLLVRGRPKFLWFRPLSPEKLMDAIAQLGVCFLKLAQVLATRADFFPLEYLDKLKTIHDQVSPMNAEEYEKVFARAFPDPSCFSFFDSAPLASASIGQVHEARLQSGERVAVKLRRQGVDRLVEKDIRLLRGILWLAQPLFSRLTRNSLEAVISEFSDMIRRETDMLSECENLEQFRKRFVKSDVTLPEAYRELTSSDALVMSFIDGVRIDDKEAIGAMGIDGEKLISKLVVFYMEQMLIAGFFHADPHPGNLLVQKGGRLALLDFGMVKRLSNATRIAMIEVVKAANERDFELYILACKRLGVVAADAPDDKMTEFAERIFDIFGDARLSASSMRDIAFTTLASMRDLPFKIPQEVVYVMRVSSLIEGLGTTFVDNFNGVKDVLPVLKSNLTRALGAEAGLFPTIGQELAGLPLTMRRAKTVFNDLAEQNLHVKLSRETLDLLEGRIRNMMRPICQGGLFILAAFLVVGMELPWKNEIAVLLFAVGALRIVIGLK, encoded by the coding sequence TTGAAACATCCCTATTCACCGGGGCGTGTTCTGTGCGCATTACACTTCACGCTGACCGTGTTCCTTCTTGTTCGGGGACGGCCGAAATTTCTCTGGTTTCGGCCTTTGTCCCCGGAAAAACTTATGGACGCCATTGCACAGCTTGGTGTCTGTTTTTTGAAATTAGCTCAGGTGTTGGCGACACGGGCTGATTTTTTTCCTCTTGAATATCTCGACAAGCTCAAGACCATTCACGACCAAGTTTCTCCCATGAATGCTGAGGAATATGAAAAGGTTTTTGCGCGGGCTTTTCCCGATCCTTCGTGTTTCTCTTTTTTTGATTCTGCGCCTCTTGCCAGTGCTTCCATTGGCCAAGTGCACGAAGCGAGGTTGCAAAGCGGGGAGCGTGTTGCGGTCAAACTCCGTCGTCAAGGTGTTGACCGTCTCGTCGAAAAAGATATCCGTTTACTGCGTGGGATTTTATGGTTGGCTCAACCGCTTTTTAGCCGACTGACCAGGAATTCTCTCGAAGCCGTAATAAGCGAGTTTTCCGATATGATTCGTCGGGAAACGGATATGTTGTCGGAATGTGAAAATCTTGAACAATTTCGAAAGCGTTTCGTCAAATCCGACGTCACATTGCCTGAAGCCTATCGAGAGCTGACATCAAGTGATGCTTTAGTCATGAGCTTCATCGATGGTGTCCGCATTGACGATAAAGAAGCCATTGGGGCCATGGGGATTGATGGTGAAAAACTCATCTCCAAGCTTGTCGTTTTTTATATGGAGCAAATGCTTATCGCGGGCTTTTTTCATGCCGATCCTCATCCAGGCAACCTCCTTGTCCAGAAAGGAGGGCGATTGGCTTTGCTTGATTTCGGGATGGTGAAGCGGCTTTCCAATGCGACACGTATTGCCATGATTGAAGTGGTGAAAGCGGCAAATGAACGTGACTTTGAGCTGTATATTCTCGCGTGTAAACGATTGGGTGTTGTCGCTGCAGATGCCCCGGATGATAAAATGACGGAGTTTGCTGAGCGTATATTCGATATTTTTGGAGATGCCCGTCTCTCTGCTTCGTCCATGCGTGATATTGCTTTTACTACGCTGGCATCAATGCGTGACCTTCCATTCAAAATTCCTCAAGAAGTTGTCTATGTCATGCGAGTGTCCTCGCTGATTGAAGGCCTGGGAACGACATTTGTAGATAATTTCAACGGCGTCAAAGATGTCTTGCCAGTGCTCAAAAGCAATTTGACCCGTGCGCTTGGCGCTGAAGCAGGACTTTTTCCTACCATTGGTCAAGAATTGGCTGGGCTTCCTTTAACAATGCGTCGTGCCAAAACTGTCTTCAATGATTTGGCTGAACAGAATCTGCACGTTAAACTTTCTCGAGAAACACTTGATCTTTTGGAAGGGCGTATTCGAAATATGATGCGGCCGATTTGCCAGGGGGGACTCTTTATCCTGGCCGCCTTTCTTGTTGTCGGTATGGAGCTGCCTTGGAAAAATGAAATCGCCGTATTGCTTTTTGCCGTCGGTGCTTTGCGGATCGTTATTGGTTTGAAATAA
- a CDS encoding phasin family protein, with amino-acid sequence MKASDFLYLGLGAAFLAKDKIAEQLTEMEKRGDISKDEAKQFMDEAVARAKKERESFDARLREAVKDVVSELGLATKDDIEELKALMNKS; translated from the coding sequence ATGAAAGCCAGCGATTTTCTCTACCTCGGACTTGGCGCCGCGTTTTTAGCGAAAGACAAAATTGCGGAACAACTCACAGAAATGGAAAAACGGGGCGATATCAGTAAAGATGAGGCCAAACAGTTTATGGATGAAGCAGTCGCCCGGGCCAAGAAAGAACGCGAAAGTTTCGATGCGCGTTTGCGGGAGGCCGTGAAGGACGTCGTATCCGAACTTGGGCTTGCAACGAAGGATGATATTGAGGAACTCAAAGCGTTGATGAACAAATCTTGA
- a CDS encoding efflux RND transporter periplasmic adaptor subunit yields MVSTGKKSNSVSFKVPYILLLGFIVLGFITACGENSQDEKAQKAAQQQAIPAKVFKTKTEDVNVYGEFVGKTEAVSTVDIRARIEGYLKERLFREGSIVKKGDLLFVIDPSQQEQYVNDAKGQVDQIIALLDKARLDVSRFSKLYKTGAVSREEYDQKTTHEKDLKAQLDRAKANLAEAQLNLGYTKVYAPLTGVIGRAQAKIGALVGKGENTLLATISSIDPMYVNFSIAEKTYLNFVMRYGAKGRGDETPMRMELILADGLVYAEKGKPDMADREVDPTTGTLGVRAVFPNPDNILKSGQFAKVRFVVNELKNAVIIPQRAVVSFQGSKAVLVVKDDGTVERRPITLGPQAPDNMQVIQEGLKAGDLVISEGVNKIRPGDKVTPQMDSTDESSGTKDAPVFSDEESAQQTQGDAGTPTKEN; encoded by the coding sequence GTGGTTTCGACCGGAAAAAAATCCAACAGTGTTTCGTTCAAAGTTCCTTATATTTTGCTGCTCGGCTTTATCGTATTGGGTTTTATAACAGCGTGTGGCGAGAACAGTCAGGACGAAAAGGCCCAAAAGGCGGCGCAACAACAGGCGATTCCAGCAAAAGTTTTCAAGACCAAAACAGAAGATGTTAATGTTTACGGTGAATTTGTTGGAAAAACAGAAGCCGTCAGCACTGTCGACATCCGAGCTCGCATTGAAGGGTACCTTAAGGAACGACTTTTCCGCGAAGGTTCCATTGTCAAAAAAGGGGATTTACTGTTCGTTATCGATCCAAGCCAGCAGGAACAATATGTTAACGATGCCAAAGGCCAAGTCGATCAAATTATCGCTTTATTAGATAAAGCCCGTCTCGACGTCAGCCGCTTCAGCAAACTCTATAAAACCGGTGCTGTCAGCCGGGAAGAATACGATCAGAAAACAACGCATGAAAAAGATCTGAAAGCACAGCTTGATCGTGCGAAAGCCAACCTTGCCGAAGCCCAACTCAATCTCGGATATACCAAAGTATATGCACCGCTGACTGGTGTTATCGGACGAGCTCAGGCCAAAATCGGGGCACTGGTTGGCAAAGGCGAAAATACCCTTCTTGCGACCATTTCTTCCATTGATCCCATGTATGTCAATTTCAGTATTGCCGAAAAGACCTATCTTAATTTTGTCATGCGGTACGGCGCCAAAGGGCGGGGAGACGAAACTCCCATGCGCATGGAACTGATTTTAGCCGACGGCCTTGTCTATGCGGAAAAAGGGAAGCCCGATATGGCTGACCGCGAGGTCGACCCGACAACGGGAACTCTCGGTGTACGAGCTGTTTTTCCCAACCCCGACAATATTCTCAAATCGGGACAATTTGCGAAAGTACGTTTTGTTGTCAATGAATTGAAAAATGCGGTTATCATTCCACAACGCGCTGTTGTCTCGTTTCAAGGATCCAAAGCCGTGCTTGTCGTGAAAGACGACGGTACCGTGGAACGCCGCCCCATTACACTCGGCCCCCAGGCTCCCGATAATATGCAGGTCATTCAGGAAGGACTGAAAGCCGGTGATCTTGTTATTTCCGAGGGCGTCAACAAAATCCGCCCCGGCGATAAAGTGACTCCTCAGATGGACTCTACAGATGAATCCAGCGGAACGAAGGATGCTCCGGTCTTCTCGGACGAAGAATCTGCACAACAAACACAGGGCGATGCAGGTACTCCCACGAAGGAGAACTAG
- a CDS encoding efflux RND transporter permease subunit produces MVNFFIDRPIFSAVISIVILIVGTLALVSLPIAQYPQISPPTVQVQANYPGASAKVVEETVAAPIEEQVNGAQDMMYMSSISTDQGQMILNVTFAIERDLDLATVDVQNRLSLAQPKLPQDVTRQGISVKKQSPDMLMAVNLVSPDNSYDGLFLSNYAKINIADTLARIPGIGNINVYGSDEYSMRIWLDPDKLTRLGLTATDVANAVKEQNIQAPAGQIGGEPAPAGQEFQYTVQVKGRLDQIKEFENIILRANPDGSTLRLRDVSRIELGSASYNAFTRLNSNPTASILIYQLPGANALNVADQVKEQVKKLSQAFPEGIEFRIPYDTTRFVIASIDEVIQTLFEALVLVFIVVFVFLQNFRATIIPMIAVPVSLVGTFALFPVLGFSINTLTLFGLVLAIGIVVDDGIVVVEAVQLLIDEKGLSPKEATKQAMAEVSAPIVATSLVLIAVFVPVAFMGGITGRLYQQFALTLSVSVAISTINALTLSPSLSALLLRPVSETRGPLGWFYGKFNFYFEKITGGYLGIVRSAIKRGFIFVCIMGALLFATASLLKILPTGFVPMEDQGYFIITVQLPEGASLQRSDATLREIEAYLEKAPGVHDYLALGGLNIINSTQSSYTSCIFVILDPWDQRTTPELQLPAIMKSAQNALNHLSDGLAFCLNPSPIPGLGSTGGSQFELQDRSGGDITELAKIANEYMKTVSQDPAVTGVFTPFSVNVPQYYVEVDREKVKNLGIPLSDVFDTLQANLGSLYINDFNLFGRTYKVTLQAEANYRVKESDIGRLYVRNKDNQMVPLSTLVTVKHTSGPQYIQRYNLYKTVEINASTPPGFSSGQTLASMEAAALKTLPRDYGFEWTGIAYQEKSSGSQSIIIFGLAIVMVFLFLSAQYESWLIPIAVIFAVPLGIFGAMAAQLIRGLDNNVYAQIGLVMLIGLAAKNAILIVEYAMNKREEGMSILDAALEAAHLRFRPILMTSFAFILGVIPLVIAAGAGAASRHALGTSVFGGMLAATILGTIFVPLFYFLIQRLIETRRGTKSPPPQKDTPTS; encoded by the coding sequence ATGGTCAATTTCTTCATTGACCGGCCGATTTTCTCGGCCGTTATTTCAATTGTCATTCTCATAGTGGGTACACTTGCGCTTGTATCGTTACCCATTGCCCAATACCCCCAAATTTCTCCCCCGACGGTGCAGGTGCAGGCCAATTACCCAGGCGCATCGGCCAAAGTCGTGGAAGAAACCGTCGCCGCTCCTATTGAAGAACAGGTCAACGGCGCACAGGACATGATGTACATGTCCTCCATTAGTACAGACCAAGGGCAGATGATTCTGAACGTGACGTTTGCCATTGAACGCGATCTTGATCTTGCCACGGTTGATGTTCAGAACCGTCTCTCCTTGGCCCAACCGAAACTTCCCCAAGACGTCACTCGACAAGGAATCAGCGTCAAAAAGCAGTCTCCTGACATGCTGATGGCCGTCAACCTTGTTTCTCCAGATAACAGCTATGACGGACTATTTCTGAGCAACTATGCTAAGATCAACATCGCTGATACCTTGGCGCGTATTCCCGGCATTGGGAACATCAATGTGTATGGGAGTGATGAATATAGTATGCGTATCTGGCTCGATCCGGATAAGCTTACACGACTCGGGCTCACGGCGACCGATGTTGCCAATGCGGTCAAAGAACAGAACATTCAAGCTCCGGCCGGCCAAATCGGCGGAGAACCGGCCCCTGCCGGACAGGAATTCCAGTATACCGTCCAAGTGAAAGGACGACTCGACCAAATTAAAGAATTCGAAAATATTATCTTGCGAGCTAATCCCGATGGGAGCACCTTGCGTCTTCGCGACGTTTCTCGCATTGAACTTGGCTCAGCCTCATATAACGCCTTTACTCGCCTGAACAGCAACCCGACCGCGTCTATCCTGATCTACCAGCTTCCCGGCGCCAACGCGCTCAATGTTGCCGATCAGGTGAAAGAACAAGTCAAAAAGTTGTCTCAAGCATTTCCCGAAGGCATTGAATTTCGTATTCCATACGATACAACACGATTCGTCATTGCATCCATTGACGAGGTCATTCAAACCCTCTTCGAAGCGCTTGTTCTTGTTTTTATCGTCGTGTTTGTATTTCTTCAAAATTTTCGAGCAACGATCATTCCCATGATCGCGGTCCCCGTCTCATTGGTCGGGACATTTGCTCTGTTTCCTGTTCTTGGCTTTTCCATCAATACCCTGACTCTTTTCGGCCTTGTTCTGGCCATCGGAATTGTGGTTGACGACGGCATTGTCGTAGTGGAGGCAGTCCAACTCCTCATCGATGAAAAAGGACTTTCCCCCAAAGAAGCCACGAAACAGGCCATGGCCGAGGTATCGGCCCCTATCGTCGCCACGTCACTCGTTCTCATCGCCGTGTTTGTACCAGTTGCCTTTATGGGTGGTATTACAGGACGACTCTACCAGCAATTTGCGCTGACATTATCGGTTTCCGTGGCCATCTCGACGATCAACGCTTTGACTTTGAGTCCGTCACTGAGTGCCTTGCTTCTGAGGCCGGTCAGCGAAACGCGAGGCCCATTAGGGTGGTTCTATGGCAAATTCAACTTCTATTTTGAAAAGATCACCGGGGGATACCTCGGCATTGTTCGCTCAGCCATAAAACGGGGTTTTATCTTCGTCTGTATTATGGGGGCGTTACTTTTTGCGACGGCATCATTGTTGAAAATTTTGCCGACGGGCTTTGTCCCCATGGAAGACCAAGGGTACTTTATCATCACAGTCCAGCTTCCTGAAGGGGCTTCGCTGCAGCGCTCCGATGCAACCTTGCGAGAAATCGAAGCATACCTTGAAAAAGCACCGGGGGTACACGATTACCTTGCTTTGGGTGGACTCAATATTATCAACTCCACGCAAAGTTCCTATACCTCCTGTATCTTCGTTATTCTTGACCCATGGGATCAGCGTACAACTCCGGAACTCCAACTCCCGGCCATCATGAAGTCTGCACAGAACGCGCTCAATCACCTCAGTGATGGACTTGCCTTCTGTCTCAATCCTTCTCCAATCCCGGGTCTCGGATCGACGGGTGGTTCACAATTTGAACTCCAAGATCGTTCTGGTGGCGACATCACAGAACTCGCCAAGATTGCAAATGAATACATGAAAACCGTATCGCAGGATCCGGCAGTAACCGGAGTGTTTACGCCATTTAGCGTCAATGTCCCGCAATACTACGTCGAGGTGGACCGAGAAAAAGTCAAAAATCTCGGTATTCCGTTGAGTGACGTTTTCGACACCTTGCAGGCCAACTTAGGAAGCCTCTATATCAACGATTTCAACCTGTTTGGTCGCACTTATAAGGTTACCTTACAGGCAGAAGCGAATTATCGCGTCAAGGAAAGCGACATCGGACGACTCTATGTCCGCAACAAAGACAACCAGATGGTTCCGCTTTCGACGCTCGTTACAGTCAAGCACACTTCTGGGCCGCAATACATTCAACGGTACAACCTGTATAAAACCGTTGAAATCAATGCTTCCACTCCTCCCGGTTTCAGTTCGGGACAAACACTTGCCTCAATGGAAGCGGCGGCGCTCAAGACACTCCCACGTGACTACGGTTTCGAATGGACCGGCATCGCGTATCAGGAAAAATCATCCGGCAGCCAAAGCATCATCATCTTTGGGTTGGCCATTGTTATGGTCTTTCTGTTCCTGTCGGCTCAGTATGAATCGTGGCTTATCCCCATTGCGGTTATCTTCGCGGTTCCTCTCGGTATATTCGGTGCCATGGCTGCGCAACTCATCCGAGGTCTCGACAACAATGTCTATGCGCAAATCGGTCTTGTTATGCTCATTGGTCTGGCCGCAAAGAACGCTATTCTCATTGTCGAATACGCAATGAACAAACGCGAAGAAGGCATGTCCATACTTGATGCCGCATTGGAAGCAGCCCATTTGCGCTTCCGGCCCATCCTGATGACGTCATTTGCCTTTATTCTTGGCGTCATTCCACTGGTCATTGCAGCTGGAGCCGGGGCTGCCAGCCGTCACGCTTTGGGTACGTCCGTATTTGGTGGGATGTTGGCAGCAACAATACTGGGAACGATATTCGTCCCCTTATTCTACTTTCTCATTCAACGACTTATTGAAACGCGACGAGGAACGAAATCTCCTCCGCCCCAAAAGGATACTCCTACCTCCTAA
- a CDS encoding class I SAM-dependent methyltransferase, whose product MKEFLLPLIICPEHIATQTPLHFHESDVCYSGDDIWTGNLICPQCQAIYSIRDGVADLAPVATPRPAVQGKYELDSTVGAYLWSQFGDLYTEDTAILNELVKPSDAYASWANLFSFGEGPFLDVGCAVGRLVLEAAGRGLLAVGVDLSHAFISAARSLVRTGRIDTLLTVEGQITQPFSFALPKRLRNETVEFIVGDALALPFRSDCFASLASLNILDKVPFPLRHLEELSRVGHQHGCELVVSDPYSWSSDVAAPSDWLGGTLEGPYAGRGIDNVRALLAGRDGHINPPYTTDSCPDIPWTIRNHTHHAEYIVSRPLYATR is encoded by the coding sequence ATGAAAGAATTTTTACTTCCCTTGATTATTTGCCCTGAGCATATTGCAACACAAACTCCGCTGCATTTCCATGAATCGGACGTATGTTATTCTGGTGATGATATTTGGACGGGAAATCTTATTTGTCCACAGTGTCAAGCTATCTACAGCATCCGCGACGGTGTGGCTGATCTTGCGCCCGTTGCAACACCTCGGCCGGCTGTGCAAGGAAAATACGAGTTAGATTCCACAGTTGGAGCGTATCTCTGGAGTCAATTTGGTGACTTGTATACCGAAGATACAGCAATATTGAATGAATTGGTGAAACCGAGTGATGCGTACGCGTCTTGGGCAAACTTGTTTTCTTTTGGCGAGGGACCATTTCTCGATGTGGGCTGCGCCGTGGGCCGACTTGTTCTTGAAGCGGCTGGTCGCGGGCTTCTTGCTGTTGGGGTGGATTTGTCTCATGCTTTCATATCTGCGGCTCGGTCACTTGTTCGTACTGGTCGCATTGATACACTTTTAACGGTTGAAGGGCAGATTACACAGCCGTTTTCTTTTGCCTTACCGAAGAGACTGCGAAACGAAACCGTTGAGTTTATTGTCGGTGATGCTCTTGCACTGCCGTTTCGTTCTGATTGTTTTGCCAGCTTGGCTTCCTTGAATATTCTCGACAAAGTACCATTTCCTCTTCGCCATCTTGAAGAACTCTCGCGTGTTGGCCACCAACACGGGTGTGAGTTGGTGGTTTCTGATCCATATTCCTGGTCGTCCGATGTTGCCGCTCCAAGCGACTGGCTCGGTGGAACGTTGGAAGGTCCGTATGCTGGGCGTGGCATCGACAATGTTCGCGCACTCTTGGCCGGACGTGACGGTCATATTAATCCTCCGTACACGACAGATTCATGTCCGGATATTCCTTGGACCATCCGAAATCATACGCATCACGCCGAATATATTGTAAGTCGTCCGCTTTATGCGACCCGATAA
- a CDS encoding MarC family protein yields the protein MVTLFTQVYLKFFFLLTPFFAISTFLAMTSEYNPSARRRLAVKVTGAVVIITIGLFLFGSSIFKIFGITLDAFRIGAGSLLFLSAVSLVQGSRKNPMEDKTDDIAVVPLALPVTVGPATTGALLVMAADMQTIGQMTTASAALIGACLTVGTLLYMAGAIEQILGQRGLVIMSKLTGLILASIAAQLVFTGVHNFMAQ from the coding sequence ATGGTAACGTTGTTTACTCAAGTGTACTTGAAGTTTTTTTTCTTGTTGACTCCTTTTTTTGCTATTTCTACGTTTTTAGCTATGACGTCAGAGTATAATCCCAGTGCAAGACGTCGGCTTGCCGTCAAAGTTACCGGAGCTGTAGTAATTATTACAATTGGTCTCTTTCTCTTTGGATCGTCTATTTTTAAAATTTTCGGTATTACATTGGATGCATTTCGTATTGGAGCTGGATCACTGCTTTTTCTCTCTGCAGTATCTCTTGTTCAGGGTTCACGAAAGAATCCAATGGAAGATAAGACGGATGATATTGCCGTTGTACCATTAGCTCTTCCTGTAACCGTCGGTCCAGCAACAACCGGTGCTCTTCTCGTCATGGCGGCAGACATGCAAACAATTGGGCAGATGACCACGGCATCGGCAGCCCTTATCGGTGCCTGTCTGACTGTGGGAACTTTGCTGTATATGGCGGGAGCCATAGAACAGATTCTGGGCCAGCGTGGTCTTGTTATCATGAGTAAACTTACCGGTCTCATTCTCGCTTCCATTGCCGCACAACTTGTGTTTACTGGGGTTCATAATTTTATGGCACAGTAG